A region from the bacterium genome encodes:
- a CDS encoding S1 RNA-binding domain-containing protein: MRTKNIQKTALFSPSSIQQTAGQVNTSADGDEFWELLQSSLIQFEEGDIIKGTVVAIDSEGVLVDIGFKSEGIVPLSQFKKLPNGELEVKIGDVIEVSVYKKETENGLVLLSKQLADRVRGWSTLTEAYKKQENITGTPVSATRAGLIVDLGDNITGFIPISQLGLNPGEKIDSLLQKPVKVKILDLDIQKGRVILSRRAVIEEERIQKRQSAFATIHEGDIVKGKVKAITPYGAFIDLGGLDGLLHI, translated from the coding sequence ATGCGAACAAAAAATATTCAAAAAACAGCATTATTTTCACCATCTTCTATTCAGCAAACAGCAGGTCAGGTTAACACTTCTGCTGACGGAGATGAGTTTTGGGAGCTACTACAATCCTCGTTGATTCAATTCGAAGAAGGAGATATTATTAAAGGAACTGTGGTAGCAATTGATTCAGAAGGGGTTCTTGTTGACATTGGTTTTAAGTCTGAAGGGATAGTGCCGCTATCACAATTTAAAAAATTACCTAACGGCGAACTGGAAGTTAAAATCGGCGATGTCATTGAGGTGTCGGTTTATAAAAAAGAAACTGAAAACGGGCTGGTTCTATTATCAAAACAACTTGCAGACCGTGTCCGTGGTTGGTCTACGTTAACTGAAGCATATAAAAAACAAGAAAATATTACAGGAACACCGGTTTCAGCCACTCGCGCTGGATTGATTGTTGACCTTGGCGACAATATTACCGGATTTATTCCGATTTCGCAATTAGGTTTAAATCCTGGAGAAAAAATAGATAGTTTATTGCAAAAACCGGTAAAAGTAAAAATTCTTGATTTAGATATTCAAAAGGGTCGAGTAATACTATCACGTCGTGCAGTGATTGAAGAAGAGCGAATACAGAAACGACAGAGCGCTTTTGCTACTATCCACGAAGGTGATATTGTTAAAGGAAAAGTTAAAGCGATTACTCCGTATGGTGCATTTATTGACCTCGGTGGACTTGATGGGTTATTACATATAAG
- the ispG gene encoding flavodoxin-dependent (E)-4-hydroxy-3-methylbut-2-enyl-diphosphate synthase → MHKTEIFQRRKTKKIKVGSLYIGGDAPISVQSMTNSDTRDIDATVKQIQRLTEAGCELVRVAVPDMKSAENLSEIKSQISIPLVADIHFDYKLALKAIEQGIDKLRLNPGNIRNKQELIAIITAAKDKKIPIRIGVNAGSIPQEIIAKYHGITPETMVESALWEIDLFEKHNFNNIIISLKTSDVPTTLNSYRLMAKKVEYPFHLGITEAGPAWCGTIKSAVGIGILLAEGIGDTIRVSLTADPVEEVKVGWEILKSLGLRLRGVNLISCPTCGRCEVDLLNIVKQLESKLDTIKMPITIAVMGCVVNGPGEAKIADIGIAAGKGSGVLFRHGKIVKKVPESEFISALLDELKEMQTKNF, encoded by the coding sequence ATGCACAAGACTGAAATTTTCCAACGACGAAAAACCAAGAAAATCAAAGTCGGGTCACTGTATATTGGTGGTGATGCACCGATATCAGTTCAATCGATGACGAACTCTGATACTCGGGATATTGACGCAACGGTAAAGCAGATTCAACGTTTAACTGAAGCTGGCTGTGAATTGGTTCGTGTAGCGGTTCCGGATATGAAATCAGCTGAGAATCTTAGCGAAATTAAATCACAAATTTCGATTCCACTTGTTGCTGATATTCATTTCGATTACAAACTTGCGTTAAAAGCTATTGAACAAGGAATAGATAAACTGCGGTTAAATCCAGGAAATATCCGCAATAAACAAGAGCTTATCGCTATTATTACTGCTGCTAAAGATAAGAAAATCCCGATTCGTATTGGGGTAAATGCTGGGTCAATACCTCAAGAAATAATCGCTAAATATCATGGAATTACTCCGGAAACAATGGTTGAATCCGCCCTTTGGGAAATAGATTTATTTGAAAAACATAATTTTAATAATATTATTATTTCCTTAAAAACTTCTGATGTTCCTACCACACTCAATAGCTACCGATTAATGGCTAAAAAGGTTGAATATCCTTTTCATCTTGGTATAACGGAAGCTGGGCCAGCTTGGTGTGGAACAATTAAATCTGCTGTTGGTATAGGGATTCTATTAGCTGAAGGGATTGGTGATACAATCCGCGTTTCACTTACTGCAGACCCGGTCGAAGAGGTTAAAGTTGGTTGGGAAATTCTGAAATCGTTAGGACTTCGACTTCGGGGAGTAAATCTCATTTCCTGCCCGACCTGCGGAAGATGTGAAGTTGATTTATTGAATATTGTTAAACAACTCGAGTCGAAGTTAGATACCATCAAAATGCCAATTACGATAGCGGTTATGGGCTGCGTGGTTAACGGTCCTGGAGAAGCAAAAATTGCGGATATTGGTATTGCAGCTGGAAAAGGTTCGGGAGTATTATTCCGGCATGGGAAAATCGTCAAAAAAGTCCCGGAATCAGAATTTATTTCAGCACTGCTTGACGAGCTTAAAGAGATGCAAACAAAAAACTTTTAG
- a CDS encoding C39 family peptidase: MNNYVIIEKVGITIMVLLGSLTIGITNLESKPLLVPQVDLILYQTKSDFEYCHLYNIVYNDLAAGFELAKTTTGKFMSSGMIVSPSIKTKFLATTLVTSWNALLPKGTAVKIEIQVKSNYFSRWSPWYEIATYGDKQLDNPEKIKRGLWGYVKEDELKLRVGSRYFRFRITLMTIDSSTSPILNLFGVSYADMKHRIELVDRLLPFSDTQTSESISPDWAKDLPVPYRSQLYEDKTISWRACHPTSLAMILEYYGTNLPTAEVARCVWDDYNGIYGNWSYNAAFAGTLGYRAWVRYCNGFDEIKKEIAAGHPVILSIAYPKGVLSNAPVKSTNGHIIVCRGFTPQGDPICNDPAAKSEETGHIVYKKEELERAWLTRKAAAIFIHPAIERMNATKN, translated from the coding sequence ATGAACAATTATGTTATTATTGAAAAGGTAGGAATAACGATTATGGTATTGTTAGGTAGCTTGACTATAGGTATCACCAATCTTGAATCAAAACCGCTTTTGGTTCCACAAGTAGATTTAATCTTATATCAAACGAAATCTGATTTTGAATATTGTCATTTGTATAACATCGTTTACAATGACCTGGCAGCGGGATTTGAATTAGCCAAAACCACTACAGGAAAATTTATGTCATCGGGAATGATAGTTTCTCCGTCAATAAAAACCAAATTCCTAGCGACAACGCTAGTTACTTCATGGAATGCTCTCCTGCCGAAAGGAACCGCCGTAAAAATTGAAATACAGGTTAAATCAAATTATTTTTCCCGTTGGTCACCATGGTATGAAATTGCCACGTATGGTGATAAACAGTTGGATAATCCGGAAAAAATCAAACGCGGATTATGGGGATATGTTAAAGAAGACGAATTGAAATTGCGGGTTGGCAGTCGGTATTTTCGATTTCGTATAACATTGATGACCATAGATTCGTCAACAAGTCCGATTTTAAATTTGTTTGGTGTTTCCTATGCAGATATGAAACATCGAATCGAACTCGTTGATAGGTTACTACCCTTCTCTGATACTCAAACCTCAGAATCTATTTCTCCAGATTGGGCTAAAGATTTACCTGTTCCGTATCGTTCGCAACTGTATGAAGATAAAACCATTTCCTGGCGCGCTTGTCATCCGACCTCGTTAGCTATGATATTAGAGTACTACGGAACTAATCTTCCAACTGCCGAGGTAGCTCGCTGTGTTTGGGATGATTATAATGGCATTTACGGTAACTGGAGTTATAATGCTGCTTTTGCAGGAACATTAGGATATCGCGCTTGGGTACGCTATTGTAACGGATTTGATGAAATTAAAAAAGAAATTGCAGCTGGTCATCCGGTTATTCTTTCCATTGCCTATCCCAAAGGGGTACTAAGCAATGCTCCCGTCAAATCTACTAACGGGCATATCATAGTTTGTCGCGGATTTACTCCCCAAGGTGACCCGATATGTAATGATCCTGCAGCGAAATCCGAAGAAACCGGGCATATCGTTTATAAAAAAGAAGAATTGGAACGGGCTTGGCTGACTCGAAAAGCAGCGGCTATATTTATTCATCCGGCTATTGAACGAATGAACGCAACAAAAAATTAA
- the lepB gene encoding signal peptidase I — translation MKCPRCGIFNPTENQTCFVCGEKFTTSPPAEIKLPSFPRTKSLRRWRNVTFRLKLRTDVLKSAVQYAEMQWQLLRRPWWAAWLSLVPGLGQLYNRQWKKSLVFFTIYFCLILGIIIKIKDPVSNYLIYFTIGLIAIAFVDGLVSCIKKNQDFDLEFQPTRRQKLSALFYALFAYGLLLMFLQFELAAAFKLVHINNNSLAPIIQKLDRICINCVPYWFREPNRGDIVWYYTDQFSVSDSADNLWIIAAGTNIEKVIGLPGETVEIKDRKIYINNQPLLPEYYPIVTQNMPNLKVTLNKNTYFILRSVIPQPGDTVSDHIGFITGMPQAHNARFAPLETWQRVCSVPKEKIIGKLWFIYDPPQRRRFF, via the coding sequence ATGAAATGTCCGCGATGCGGAATATTTAATCCTACCGAAAATCAAACTTGTTTTGTTTGCGGAGAAAAATTTACTACAAGTCCACCTGCGGAAATTAAATTACCTTCTTTTCCTAGAACAAAATCATTACGCCGATGGCGCAATGTTACTTTCAGATTAAAGCTTCGGACAGATGTTTTAAAATCTGCTGTTCAATATGCTGAAATGCAATGGCAGTTACTCCGTCGCCCCTGGTGGGCAGCATGGTTATCACTTGTTCCTGGTTTAGGCCAACTCTATAATCGACAATGGAAAAAATCGTTAGTTTTTTTTACTATTTATTTCTGTTTAATTTTGGGTATTATTATCAAAATCAAAGACCCTGTTTCAAATTACCTTATCTACTTTACGATTGGTTTAATAGCTATTGCATTCGTCGATGGTTTGGTTTCCTGTATCAAGAAAAACCAGGATTTTGATTTGGAATTCCAGCCGACACGACGGCAGAAACTGAGTGCATTATTTTATGCGCTTTTTGCATACGGTTTGCTGCTTATGTTTCTCCAATTTGAATTAGCGGCTGCCTTCAAATTAGTCCATATAAATAACAATAGTTTGGCTCCGATAATTCAAAAGCTAGACCGTATCTGTATCAATTGTGTCCCTTATTGGTTTCGAGAACCGAATCGCGGGGACATTGTTTGGTATTATACCGACCAGTTTAGTGTCTCGGATAGTGCTGATAATCTCTGGATTATTGCTGCCGGAACTAATATTGAAAAAGTTATCGGATTACCTGGTGAAACAGTAGAAATTAAAGATAGAAAAATCTATATCAATAACCAACCATTATTACCGGAATATTATCCTATAGTAACTCAAAATATGCCGAACCTAAAAGTTACTCTCAATAAGAATACCTATTTTATTCTACGGTCGGTGATTCCGCAACCAGGTGATACCGTATCTGACCATATTGGATTTATTACGGGAATGCCACAGGCACACAATGCAAGATTTGCTCCATTAGAAACCTGGCAACGTGTCTGCTCGGTTCCGAAAGAAAAAATTATTGGAAAACTGTGGTTTATTTACGACCCGCCACAACGAAGACGATTCTTCTAA
- a CDS encoding tetratricopeptide repeat protein — MGRFSKLELEDKKAKKEELLTPAEPIEEGYNQDYYFAQAEEYYRKGEYEKALRYYSRALGIDNTLVPAWVGQVKALLGMGEYREAHVWVNKALELFPGESELLAAKSVVYCRLGMLKQAIGISDLSLEQKAPTAYCWLARGQVFLCKRSRNAQFCFDKAIELTQNDWFMNQQVALAYFEAGQYNKALTYFSNAASKNSQSPYLWYMIGLCNQKLGFYTRAIQCYQQALELDPIYKPAVRAWAKVNRTKWFARLFFWIISPFRK; from the coding sequence ATGGGACGCTTTTCAAAATTAGAATTAGAAGATAAAAAAGCAAAAAAAGAAGAATTACTAACGCCAGCGGAACCCATAGAAGAGGGATATAATCAAGATTATTATTTTGCACAAGCGGAAGAATATTATCGAAAAGGCGAATACGAAAAAGCATTACGCTATTATTCCCGTGCGTTAGGTATAGATAATACGCTTGTTCCCGCTTGGGTCGGTCAGGTTAAAGCGTTATTAGGTATGGGGGAGTATCGAGAAGCGCATGTTTGGGTTAACAAAGCGTTAGAACTATTTCCGGGTGAATCAGAATTATTAGCTGCTAAATCAGTGGTGTATTGCCGATTAGGAATGCTTAAACAAGCAATAGGAATTTCAGATTTATCCTTAGAGCAGAAAGCTCCTACAGCATACTGCTGGCTTGCTCGAGGTCAGGTATTTTTATGTAAACGGAGTCGAAATGCGCAGTTTTGTTTTGATAAAGCGATCGAACTAACTCAAAATGATTGGTTTATGAACCAGCAAGTTGCATTAGCTTACTTCGAAGCTGGTCAATATAATAAAGCACTAACCTATTTTTCTAATGCTGCATCAAAAAATAGTCAGAGTCCTTATCTTTGGTATATGATTGGATTATGTAATCAGAAATTAGGATTTTATACTCGAGCGATTCAATGTTATCAGCAGGCGTTAGAACTTGACCCGATATATAAACCTGCGGTTCGAGCTTGGGCAAAAGTTAATAGAACGAAATGGTTTGCGCGATTATTTTTCTGGATTATCAGCCCTTTTAGAAAATAA